In Schistocerca americana isolate TAMUIC-IGC-003095 chromosome 7, iqSchAmer2.1, whole genome shotgun sequence, a single genomic region encodes these proteins:
- the LOC124621760 gene encoding uncharacterized protein LOC124621760 codes for MFWPLLLVLPLLAEGDSSGSVGCILPAASTETFYMTTEEKPWYQQYQYQVPGLYDLGCVTYVQSPGETDTEMYLTGNFSKAPLFPLNSNVSVTGNRLDKVYEGVWESLLSGPYNVVYSHEDFIMDHYCFLRYEVAQIFTTVKEPSDELMELIWEVVDNHTEVDRSKFTKVVC; via the exons ATGTTTTGGCCGCTTCTCCTGGTGCTGCCCCTGCTGGCCGAGGGTGATTCCTCAGGCAGTGTGGGTTGTATACTGCCAGCTGCCTCTACGGAGACGTTCTACATGACTACC GAGGAGAAGCCGTGGTACCAACAGTACCAGTACCAGGTACCCGGCCTGTATGACCTGGGCTGCGTCACATACGTCCAGTCGCCTGGGGAGACCGACACCGAGATGTACCTCACTGGCAACTTCAGTAAGGCGCCACT ATTTCCTCTGAACAGCAATGTGTCAGTCACCGGGAACAGGCTGGACAAGGTCTACGAAGGCGTAT GGGAATCTTTGCTGAGCGGACCGTACAACGTAGTGTACTCGCACGAGGACTTCATCATGGACCATTACTGTTTTCTAAGATACG AAGTGGCCCAAATATTCACAACTGTCAAGGAACCCAGCGACGAGTTGATGGAGCTGATCTGGGAAGTTGTCGATAATCACACTGAAGTAGACAGGTCTAAATTCACGAAAGTGGTCTGTTAA